A single genomic interval of Caldanaerovirga acetigignens harbors:
- the trpA gene encoding tryptophan synthase subunit alpha, translated as MNNRIDMTFERLKKEGKKALIAYITAGDPDIETTAELIFKMIGAGADAVEIGVPYSDPLADGPVIQRASARALKNGTRIKDIMKIVEMIRKNSQIPILYLVYYNSVFIYGVERFMKEAYSAGVDGIIIPDLPLEERGEVFELTKKYGLHLIPLVAPTSHGRIKKIVKNAGGFVYCVSSTGVTGERERIETDIKSYLEEVTKYTGLPKAVGFGISSPEMARNIKDYCEGIIIGSAIVSIIEKASTKEEMLEKIDNFIRSIKKVL; from the coding sequence ATGAACAACAGGATTGACATGACTTTTGAAAGATTAAAAAAAGAAGGGAAAAAGGCTCTAATAGCATATATAACGGCTGGAGACCCGGATATTGAAACAACAGCTGAGTTAATATTTAAAATGATTGGGGCAGGAGCTGATGCGGTCGAAATAGGAGTACCTTATTCTGACCCCTTAGCCGACGGGCCGGTAATACAAAGGGCTTCTGCGAGAGCCCTAAAGAATGGTACAAGAATAAAGGATATAATGAAGATAGTTGAAATGATAAGGAAGAATTCCCAAATTCCAATCCTTTATCTTGTATATTATAATTCGGTATTCATCTATGGAGTAGAAAGGTTTATGAAAGAGGCCTATAGCGCGGGGGTTGACGGAATTATAATCCCCGATTTGCCGTTGGAGGAGAGGGGGGAGGTCTTTGAACTTACAAAAAAATACGGCTTGCATCTGATTCCCCTTGTTGCCCCAACTTCCCACGGGCGAATTAAAAAAATTGTGAAAAATGCAGGTGGATTTGTGTATTGTGTTTCAAGCACAGGGGTTACCGGTGAAAGGGAGCGCATTGAGACCGACATAAAATCCTATTTGGAAGAAGTTACAAAATACACAGGACTTCCAAAAGCTGTGGGATTTGGCATATCCAGCCCTGAGATGGCAAGAAATATAAAAGATTACTGCGAGGGTATAATAATAGGCAGCGCTATAGTTTCCATAATCGAAAAAGCGTCTACAAAGGAAGAAATGCTTGAAAAAATAGATAATTTTATAAGAAGCATAAAAAAAGTTTTGTAG